Proteins found in one Fundidesulfovibrio terrae genomic segment:
- a CDS encoding diguanylate cyclase domain-containing protein has protein sequence MDMPTVSLDTPGGASGKVQPVRTVLRDILTPGVVGVSAGACMSKALECMSGQRISSVVVLTRGKPVGILTERGVIRAAAEHGASLQNLKISQVMTSPVLTAPEDMPIHQAFSLLLSEGIRHLVVVDSCGRAMGMVTQTNMIRNLGVEYFVEIKRVSQIMIRNVASLPSRLNLRDTLDLMVLGPYSCVVAMEDGVPAGIFSERDMVAAVSGSGDLDGTTLAQVMSSPVITITGDTPVHTAATMMGDMNVRRLLVTGEDGKVEGILTQSDIVKGLEARYVEMLKDVIREKDELLREAVMEAARKSVYLDTILNSSMDLGIAATEGGVIAFINQSAQDMFGVIEGDVIGRDIIEFHKSLGVPASRIRRVLSHVRKGNSHAFSTRLGGGAGKYIDGQVSGIAGPAGKPDGYVFMMRDVTERRSAENTIRHMAYHDALTGLPNRLLVADRLEQGLAQAKRRACLLAVMLLDLDGFKAINDSLGHNVGDELLKAIGARIAGLLRKSDTVGRMGGDEFLIVLPEVKTPEGAASVASKMLKAVWEPRVLAGREIVVSTSIGLALYPWDGADAKSLIQRADAAMYRAKEAGRNTYRFAGEGRDGQSFRHP, from the coding sequence ATGGACATGCCAACCGTATCTCTCGACACGCCCGGCGGCGCATCCGGCAAGGTGCAGCCGGTCCGTACCGTGTTGCGCGACATCCTCACGCCCGGCGTGGTGGGTGTTTCCGCCGGAGCCTGCATGAGCAAGGCTCTGGAGTGCATGAGCGGGCAGCGCATCAGTTCGGTGGTGGTCCTCACACGCGGCAAGCCCGTGGGCATCCTCACCGAGCGCGGGGTCATCCGGGCTGCGGCCGAACATGGCGCGTCGCTGCAAAATCTCAAGATCAGCCAGGTGATGACGAGCCCGGTGCTCACCGCGCCCGAGGACATGCCCATTCATCAGGCGTTTTCGTTGCTCCTGAGCGAGGGCATCCGCCATCTTGTGGTGGTGGATTCCTGCGGTCGGGCCATGGGTATGGTCACGCAGACCAACATGATCCGCAATCTGGGTGTGGAATATTTCGTGGAGATCAAACGGGTCTCGCAGATCATGATCCGAAACGTGGCCAGCCTGCCGAGCCGCCTGAACCTGCGTGACACGCTGGACCTCATGGTGCTCGGCCCCTACAGCTGCGTGGTGGCCATGGAAGACGGGGTTCCGGCGGGCATCTTCTCAGAGCGCGACATGGTGGCGGCGGTGTCGGGGAGCGGCGATCTCGACGGAACCACCCTGGCCCAGGTCATGTCCAGCCCGGTCATCACCATCACAGGCGACACGCCGGTGCACACGGCGGCGACCATGATGGGGGACATGAATGTCCGCCGGCTCCTGGTGACGGGCGAGGACGGCAAGGTCGAGGGAATCCTCACCCAGTCCGACATCGTCAAGGGCCTGGAGGCCCGCTACGTGGAGATGCTCAAGGATGTCATCCGCGAAAAGGACGAGCTTCTGCGCGAGGCGGTCATGGAAGCGGCCAGGAAGTCGGTCTACCTGGACACCATACTGAATTCCTCGATGGACCTGGGCATCGCGGCCACGGAAGGAGGCGTCATCGCCTTCATCAACCAGTCCGCCCAGGACATGTTCGGCGTGATCGAGGGCGACGTCATCGGCCGGGACATCATCGAATTCCACAAGAGCCTCGGCGTTCCGGCCAGCCGGATCAGGCGCGTCCTGTCCCATGTGCGCAAGGGCAATTCCCACGCGTTTTCCACGCGCCTCGGCGGCGGGGCGGGTAAATACATCGACGGCCAGGTCAGCGGCATCGCCGGACCCGCCGGGAAGCCGGACGGCTACGTCTTCATGATGCGCGACGTGACCGAGCGGCGCAGCGCCGAGAACACCATCCGTCACATGGCCTACCACGACGCCTTGACCGGCCTGCCCAACCGCCTGTTGGTGGCCGACAGGCTGGAGCAGGGCCTGGCCCAGGCCAAGCGCCGCGCCTGCCTGCTGGCGGTGATGCTCCTGGACCTGGACGGGTTCAAGGCCATCAACGACAGCCTGGGGCACAACGTGGGCGACGAGTTGCTCAAGGCCATCGGAGCCAGGATCGCGGGGCTTCTCAGGAAATCGGACACGGTGGGGCGCATGGGCGGCGACGAATTTTTGATCGTGCTGCCGGAGGTGAAAACGCCGGAGGGAGCCGCCTCCGTGGCCTCCAAGATGCTCAAGGCCGTATGGGAGCCTCGGGTGCTGGCGGGTCGGGAGATCGTGGTGAGCACCAGCATCGGCCTGGCCCTGTACCCTTGGGACGGGGCGGACGCCAAGTCGCTGATCCAGAGGGCGGACGCGGCCATGTACAGGGCCAAGGAAGCCGGCCGCAACACCTACCGCTTCGCGGGCGAGGGCCGGGACGGACAGAGCTTCCGTCATCCCTGA
- a CDS encoding restriction endonuclease codes for MSTTIIRKLSASESVRKFCVSCMGGSYVLVSECPDTACPLHAYRLGPAPEQTRPPVRAIRRQCLACCCGGRDRVRACAASPTCKEPYEPCWLWRYRLGSRPEIFERRKRKAKRTLLTLPGLSLDKPAGSPAA; via the coding sequence ATGAGCACCACCATCATCAGGAAACTGAGCGCGTCCGAGTCGGTCCGCAAGTTCTGCGTGTCCTGCATGGGCGGATCCTACGTGCTGGTGTCGGAGTGCCCGGACACGGCCTGCCCCCTGCACGCCTACAGGCTCGGTCCCGCCCCGGAGCAGACGAGGCCCCCGGTGCGGGCCATCCGCCGCCAGTGCCTGGCCTGCTGTTGCGGCGGCCGGGATCGCGTGCGCGCCTGCGCCGCCTCCCCGACCTGCAAGGAGCCCTACGAGCCGTGCTGGCTCTGGCGCTACCGCCTGGGATCGCGCCCCGAGATATTCGAACGCCGCAAGCGCAAGGCCAAGCGCACCCTGCTCACCCTGCCGGGGCTCTCCCTGGACAAGCCCGCCGGTTCCCCGGCCGCCTGA